A DNA window from Carnobacterium funditum DSM 5970 contains the following coding sequences:
- a CDS encoding NYN domain-containing protein yields the protein MKKELLIIDGYNMIGSWPELVKLKDKDEMEDARELLLHELSNYQQYAGIEIRVIFDAQLVPGIQKSYKKYTLTVVFTKEGETADSYIERIIGEENLLVTQVTVATSDLAEQWLVFQKGALRKSANELYKDLQLAKKAITSDAKEYHFQQYRRNSPWNRLQLDELEKLRDDLTKR from the coding sequence ATGAAAAAAGAATTGTTAATTATTGACGGATATAATATGATAGGTTCGTGGCCAGAATTAGTGAAATTAAAAGATAAAGATGAGATGGAAGACGCTAGAGAATTGCTGCTTCATGAACTATCAAATTATCAACAATATGCGGGAATTGAAATCCGTGTGATATTTGATGCCCAACTTGTCCCTGGAATCCAAAAGTCGTATAAAAAATATACATTAACCGTTGTTTTCACGAAAGAAGGAGAAACAGCGGATAGTTATATTGAACGTATAATTGGAGAAGAGAATTTATTGGTTACTCAAGTCACGGTTGCAACGAGCGATCTCGCAGAACAGTGGTTGGTCTTTCAAAAAGGAGCCTTGCGTAAGTCTGCTAATGAATTATACAAAGATTTACAATTGGCTAAAAAAGCTATTACTTCAGATGCAAAAGAATACCATTTTCAACAATATCGGCGCAATTCTCCATGGAACCGCCTTCAACTAGATGAACTGGAAAAATTGAGAGATGATTTGACTAAAAGATAA
- the ispF gene encoding 2-C-methyl-D-erythritol 2,4-cyclodiphosphate synthase: MQRVGQGYDVHQLVEGRPCILGGIKIPFEKGLSGHSDADVLIHAIIDALLGAAGKGDIGHLFPDTNPVFKEVNSRELLKQVSELLRVEKFAIINIDATILAEKPKMQPYLKEMQKNLAFDCQIDAERVNVKATTSEKMGFVGRQEGIAAMAICLLEKNTIQK, encoded by the coding sequence ATGCAAAGAGTTGGTCAAGGGTATGATGTTCATCAACTAGTAGAAGGGCGACCTTGTATACTAGGTGGTATAAAAATACCTTTTGAAAAAGGTCTTTCTGGTCATTCTGATGCAGATGTTTTAATCCATGCGATTATTGATGCCCTGCTTGGAGCTGCGGGAAAAGGGGATATAGGACATTTATTTCCTGATACTAATCCAGTTTTTAAAGAAGTAAATTCTAGAGAATTACTAAAACAAGTTAGCGAACTATTAAGGGTTGAAAAATTTGCTATCATCAATATAGATGCGACAATTTTAGCAGAAAAACCAAAAATGCAACCGTATTTAAAAGAAATGCAGAAAAATCTAGCATTTGATTGTCAAATAGATGCAGAACGTGTTAACGTAAAAGCGACGACATCCGAGAAAATGGGTTTTGTCGGGCGTCAAGAAGGTATCGCAGCAATGGCTATTTGTCTACTTGAAAAAAATACTATTCAGAAATGA
- a CDS encoding bifunctional DNA primase/polymerase: MNEEINLLNEALAIAKLGFPVFPLSSRSKIPVAKSKGFKESTTNEEEIYNMFTENEQANIGLSMAGINYFVLDIDTHGKNKREGIESLEKLLGDNISDLQNVVSSKTANGGLHLFFSYPDNYEVKQRIGFRKSLDVIKNFVVAPGSVVKRKDGSFGTYEIENGNLSEITEAPEWLLDLITAKEQPIQSEMAYTNDFKGSNEYKGKLVLLIEEVVQGVENGTRNHFFARAFGTLIKANMNPTIAVNLCRDWNENYCNPPLTDKELSDVLKSITKREGAKK; the protein is encoded by the coding sequence TTGAATGAAGAAATTAACCTGTTGAATGAAGCACTAGCAATAGCAAAATTAGGTTTCCCTGTTTTCCCATTGAGTTCTCGAAGCAAAATTCCAGTTGCAAAATCTAAAGGTTTTAAGGAATCCACGACAAATGAAGAAGAAATTTATAACATGTTTACAGAAAACGAGCAAGCAAACATAGGTTTATCAATGGCGGGTATTAACTACTTTGTACTGGATATAGATACGCATGGAAAAAACAAGCGTGAGGGCATAGAATCGCTTGAGAAGTTACTGGGTGACAATATAAGCGATTTGCAAAACGTAGTAAGCTCAAAAACAGCGAATGGCGGCTTACATTTATTCTTTTCATATCCAGATAATTATGAGGTTAAACAACGCATAGGCTTTAGAAAATCATTAGATGTTATAAAAAACTTCGTAGTTGCTCCAGGCAGCGTTGTAAAAAGAAAAGATGGATCGTTTGGAACGTATGAAATAGAAAATGGCAACTTATCAGAAATAACCGAAGCTCCAGAATGGCTACTTGATTTAATAACAGCCAAAGAACAGCCAATACAGTCTGAAATGGCTTATACAAACGATTTTAAGGGTTCAAACGAATACAAAGGTAAGTTAGTCCTATTGATAGAAGAAGTAGTACAAGGCGTTGAAAATGGAACTAGAAATCATTTTTTCGCAAGGGCGTTTGGAACGTTAATCAAGGCAAACATGAATCCTACCATTGCAGTTAATTTATGCAGGGATTGGAACGAAAACTACTGTAATCCTCCTTTAACAGATAAAGAATTATCAGACGTACTAAAAAGCATAACGAAAAGGGAGGGAGCTAAGAAATGA
- the cysS gene encoding cysteine--tRNA ligase yields MIKIYNTLTREKEIFTPIEPGKVKMYVCGPTVYNYIHIGNARSTVAFDTVRRYLEYRNYEVNFVSNFTDVDDKIIRAAKELNMTAPEVADRFIEAYYNDTKALGVGKATANPRVMENIPEIVDFIKVLIEKGYAYAVDGDVYYRTRKFKKYGQLSGISIDELEVGASNRTESSENEKKEDPLDFALWKAIKADEINWKSPWGPGRPGWHIECSVMATKYLGDTIDIHAGGQDLSFPHHENEIAQSEAKTGQTFANYWMHNGFVTMDNEKMSKSLGNFVLVHDMIEKVDPQILRFFMATTQYRRPISYNEATIEDAKTNLNKLRRAYENSSYRLTDALEELPDDSNYLNQLTTLKNQFIEEMDDDFNSANGITVIYEIAKIMNIYNEQNKVSGKVLTAMLSQFKELMQIFGITFDTKELEDAKIEELIEERNAARLNKNFKRSDEIRDQLKTEGIILDDTPQGTRWRRE; encoded by the coding sequence GTGATAAAAATATATAATACCCTAACAAGAGAAAAAGAGATTTTTACTCCAATAGAACCCGGGAAAGTAAAAATGTATGTTTGTGGTCCAACAGTGTATAATTACATTCACATTGGCAATGCTCGTAGCACAGTTGCATTTGATACGGTAAGACGATATTTAGAATACCGAAATTATGAAGTGAATTTTGTCTCTAATTTTACGGATGTAGATGACAAAATTATTCGTGCGGCTAAAGAACTTAACATGACGGCTCCGGAAGTGGCTGATCGGTTTATTGAGGCTTATTATAATGACACGAAAGCATTAGGTGTTGGAAAAGCAACAGCTAATCCACGTGTCATGGAAAACATTCCCGAAATAGTAGATTTTATAAAAGTTCTAATTGAAAAAGGATACGCTTATGCCGTTGACGGAGATGTGTATTATAGAACGCGAAAATTCAAAAAATATGGGCAATTAAGTGGTATTTCTATTGATGAATTAGAAGTGGGAGCTAGCAACCGAACAGAATCTAGTGAGAATGAAAAGAAGGAAGATCCTTTAGATTTTGCTTTATGGAAAGCGATCAAGGCAGATGAAATTAATTGGAAATCACCGTGGGGCCCAGGCCGACCAGGTTGGCATATTGAATGTTCAGTAATGGCAACTAAATACCTAGGAGACACCATTGATATCCATGCTGGAGGACAAGATTTATCTTTTCCACATCATGAAAATGAAATAGCCCAAAGTGAGGCTAAGACAGGCCAAACATTTGCTAATTATTGGATGCATAATGGATTTGTGACAATGGATAATGAAAAAATGAGTAAATCTCTTGGGAATTTTGTCTTAGTACATGATATGATTGAGAAAGTTGACCCACAAATTCTACGATTCTTCATGGCTACTACACAATACAGACGACCTATCAGTTACAATGAAGCAACGATTGAAGATGCTAAGACAAACTTAAATAAATTAAGAAGAGCATATGAAAATAGTTCTTACCGTTTAACCGATGCGTTAGAAGAATTACCTGACGACTCAAATTATTTAAATCAACTGACAACTTTAAAAAATCAGTTCATCGAAGAAATGGATGATGATTTTAATTCAGCTAATGGCATTACGGTCATTTATGAAATAGCAAAAATAATGAATATCTATAATGAACAGAATAAAGTTTCAGGAAAAGTTTTAACAGCGATGCTTTCTCAATTTAAAGAATTGATGCAAATTTTTGGAATCACTTTTGATACGAAAGAATTAGAGGATGCTAAAATTGAAGAATTAATCGAAGAAAGAAATGCTGCACGATTGAATAAGAATTTTAAAAGAAGCGATGAAATTAGAGATCAATTAAAGACGGAAGGAATTATTTTAGATGATACCCCACAAGGAACAAGATGGCGAAGAGAATAA
- the rlmB gene encoding 23S rRNA (guanosine(2251)-2'-O)-methyltransferase RlmB, with protein sequence MDKEEQQQDLVAGRLPAIEVLKSERDINKVFIQEGLSGSKMNEIQQLSKKRNIQISYVPKTKLDRLVEGVTHQGVVIAAAAFQYATIDDLFDVAAAKGEDPFFIILDGVEDPHNLGSIMRTADASGAHGIIIPKRRAVGLTATVAKASTGAIEHVPVARVTNLTQTINDLKERGIWFYGTDMEGQDYRRWETSMPLALVIGNEGKGITRLVKEQMDGMLTIPMTGHVQSLNASVAASLLMYEVFRGRHKI encoded by the coding sequence GTGGATAAAGAAGAACAACAACAAGACTTAGTTGCCGGTCGACTTCCAGCAATAGAAGTATTAAAATCCGAACGAGATATCAATAAAGTATTTATTCAAGAAGGTTTAAGTGGATCTAAAATGAATGAAATTCAACAACTGTCAAAAAAAAGAAATATTCAAATTTCATATGTACCTAAAACGAAATTAGATCGATTAGTAGAAGGCGTAACCCATCAAGGGGTGGTAATTGCTGCTGCTGCTTTCCAATATGCAACCATCGATGACTTATTTGATGTTGCTGCTGCAAAAGGAGAGGATCCATTTTTCATTATTTTAGATGGAGTAGAAGATCCACATAATCTCGGTTCAATTATGCGTACCGCTGATGCGAGTGGCGCACATGGGATTATTATTCCCAAAAGACGAGCTGTTGGTCTAACAGCAACAGTTGCTAAGGCTTCAACTGGAGCAATAGAACATGTTCCTGTAGCACGCGTAACTAATTTAACTCAAACAATCAACGACTTAAAAGAACGAGGAATTTGGTTCTATGGAACGGATATGGAAGGCCAAGATTACCGCAGATGGGAAACAAGCATGCCGTTAGCATTGGTAATCGGAAACGAAGGAAAAGGGATTACTCGATTGGTGAAAGAACAAATGGATGGGATGTTAACTATTCCTATGACAGGTCACGTCCAGAGTTTAAACGCCAGCGTTGCTGCTAGTTTATTGATGTATGAAGTCTTCAGAGGACGGCACAAAATTTAA
- a CDS encoding site-specific integrase, with protein MATIKKYTKKDGSTAWMFNTYLGTDPMTGKQKRTTRRGFISYKEAKLTLARLEVEIEKNGFKKVSIDTFEEVYQLWLDSAYKNTVRESTFVKTKELFINHILPAFGSHKVDKITVKFCQTTVNDWSKRLTKYGSLKNYVSRVLEYAMNIGMVEFNPMQRITTPRRKEDFNKTKVDNFYTKDELQLFLECAKKELYGRWYTFFRLLAFSGMRKGEALALLWSDIDFKNNTVSISKALTRGENKKLIVQPPKTKTSVRVLLLDNVTMNVLREWKSQQATDYLKLGFNTNHSKQPMFTTKNNDYIQSTDTTNQINKVIKAYDLKKITTHGIRHTSCVLLFEAGASIKEVQERLGHSDVQTTLNIYAHITEKAKEETVEKFASYMNF; from the coding sequence ATGGCAACAATAAAAAAATACACAAAAAAAGACGGTTCAACCGCCTGGATGTTTAACACTTATTTAGGTACTGATCCAATGACTGGCAAACAGAAAAGAACTACTAGAAGAGGTTTTATTAGCTACAAAGAAGCTAAGCTCACTCTAGCAAGATTAGAGGTCGAGATTGAAAAGAATGGCTTTAAAAAGGTTTCTATTGATACATTTGAAGAGGTCTATCAACTTTGGCTTGATTCAGCCTATAAGAATACTGTTAGAGAAAGCACGTTTGTTAAAACTAAAGAATTATTTATTAACCATATTTTGCCCGCTTTCGGTTCTCATAAAGTGGATAAGATAACTGTTAAATTTTGTCAAACCACTGTGAATGATTGGAGCAAGCGACTTACTAAATATGGTAGTTTAAAAAACTATGTAAGTAGAGTATTAGAGTACGCTATGAATATTGGCATGGTTGAGTTTAACCCCATGCAGCGCATAACAACTCCTAGACGTAAAGAAGATTTTAATAAGACTAAAGTTGATAACTTTTATACTAAAGATGAATTACAGCTATTTCTTGAATGTGCTAAAAAAGAACTATATGGCAGATGGTATACTTTCTTTCGATTGCTGGCATTTTCTGGAATGCGTAAAGGTGAGGCACTGGCCTTGCTTTGGAGCGACATAGACTTTAAAAACAATACTGTATCTATTTCTAAAGCTTTAACTAGAGGAGAAAACAAGAAGCTCATTGTTCAGCCACCTAAGACTAAAACAAGCGTGCGTGTGCTGTTACTCGATAATGTGACTATGAATGTATTAAGAGAGTGGAAAAGTCAACAAGCGACTGATTATTTGAAGTTAGGCTTCAATACTAACCACAGTAAACAGCCTATGTTCACTACAAAAAATAATGACTATATCCAGTCCACTGATACCACTAACCAAATAAATAAAGTCATCAAAGCTTATGATCTAAAAAAAATAACAACTCATGGCATAAGGCACACAAGTTGCGTTCTTTTGTTTGAAGCTGGAGCAAGTATCAAAGAAGTGCAAGAACGATTAGGCCATTCAGACGTGCAAACTACATTAAATATTTACGCTCATATTACTGAAAAAGCAAAAGAAGAAACCGTTGAGAAATTCGCTTCGTATATGAATTTTTAA
- the gltX gene encoding glutamate--tRNA ligase produces MTKKVRVRYAPSPTGNLHIGNARTALFNYLFAKHNNGDFIIRIEDTDQKRNIENGEKSQLENLKWLGMDWDESPDKPGKYGPYRQSERRSTYDPLVEQLLLGSRAYKCYCSEEELEAERDAQRARGEMPHYSGSCANLSSKEQQAKETEGIEPVIRFRVSPENTYSFEDMVKGTITFEASSVGGDFVIAKRDGMPTYNFAVAVDDHYMEITHVLRGDDHIANTPKQLMIYEAFGWKAPTFGHMTLIVNSETGKKLSKRDESILQFIEQYRDLGYLPAAMFNFIALLGWSPVGEDEIFDQENFIKMFNPDRLSKSPAAFDPKKLDWINNQYMKQTDLETVTKLAMPHLIKAGYVEENLSADKKEWVQRVIGLYHEQMSYGAEITTLASLFFTETPELDEAAKEILAGETVPEVLNAFDKVMTELETFDAVSIKAGIKSIQKETGIKGKNLFMPIRVAVTGQVHGPELPETIELLGREKTKAHLQTAISHL; encoded by the coding sequence ATGACAAAAAAAGTTCGTGTACGCTATGCACCAAGTCCAACAGGTAATTTACACATCGGGAATGCTCGGACAGCTTTGTTTAATTATTTATTTGCCAAACATAACAATGGAGACTTTATTATAAGAATTGAAGATACTGACCAAAAGCGCAATATCGAAAATGGTGAAAAAAGCCAATTGGAAAATTTGAAATGGTTAGGTATGGATTGGGATGAAAGTCCTGATAAACCCGGCAAATATGGTCCATATAGACAATCTGAAAGACGATCTACTTATGATCCACTGGTTGAACAATTATTATTAGGCAGTCGCGCTTACAAATGTTACTGTTCTGAAGAAGAATTAGAAGCAGAACGCGATGCACAACGTGCTCGTGGAGAAATGCCTCATTATAGTGGGAGCTGTGCTAACTTATCTTCAAAAGAGCAACAAGCTAAAGAGACTGAAGGGATCGAACCTGTTATCCGTTTCAGAGTTTCACCAGAAAATACTTATAGCTTCGAAGATATGGTGAAAGGTACGATTACTTTTGAAGCAAGTAGTGTAGGTGGAGATTTTGTTATTGCTAAACGTGATGGTATGCCAACATACAATTTCGCAGTAGCAGTAGACGATCATTATATGGAAATTACGCATGTATTACGTGGCGATGATCACATTGCTAATACGCCAAAACAATTGATGATTTATGAAGCATTTGGTTGGAAGGCGCCAACTTTTGGACACATGACGTTAATTGTTAATAGTGAAACAGGAAAGAAATTAAGTAAACGTGATGAAAGTATCCTACAATTTATTGAACAGTACCGTGATTTGGGCTATTTACCAGCAGCAATGTTTAACTTTATTGCTTTACTTGGTTGGTCACCAGTTGGCGAAGACGAAATCTTTGATCAAGAAAACTTTATAAAAATGTTTAATCCAGACCGTTTGAGCAAATCACCAGCAGCATTTGATCCTAAAAAACTAGATTGGATCAACAATCAATACATGAAACAAACTGATTTAGAAACAGTAACGAAGTTAGCTATGCCTCATTTAATCAAAGCAGGTTATGTAGAAGAAAACCTGTCAGCTGACAAGAAAGAATGGGTTCAAAGAGTCATTGGGCTGTACCATGAACAAATGAGTTATGGTGCTGAAATCACAACATTGGCTAGCTTATTCTTTACAGAAACGCCAGAATTGGACGAAGCAGCAAAAGAAATATTAGCTGGAGAAACCGTTCCTGAAGTTCTTAATGCATTTGATAAAGTCATGACGGAACTAGAAACATTTGATGCGGTTAGTATTAAAGCCGGAATTAAATCCATTCAAAAGGAAACAGGAATCAAAGGGAAAAATCTCTTCATGCCAATCAGAGTAGCAGTGACTGGACAAGTTCACGGACCTGAGTTACCTGAAACAATTGAATTGCTTGGTCGCGAAAAAACTAAAGCACATTTACAGACAGCTATTTCCCATTTATAA
- the epsC gene encoding serine O-acetyltransferase EpsC has protein sequence MKRMREDLKTIKQKDLSVKSTLEIILTYPSFYAILSHRVAHKLYLNHFYLIARIIANFSRFLTGIEIHPGAVIGRRLFIDHGMGVVVGETATIGDDVVMFHGVTLGGTGKDEGKRHPTIGNNVLLSAHVQVIGPITIGDDTKIGASAVVLKSIPAGVTAVGIPAEIVRIHNKK, from the coding sequence GTGAAACGAATGAGAGAAGATCTTAAAACAATCAAACAAAAAGATCTTTCTGTTAAAAGTACACTTGAAATCATTTTAACTTATCCTAGCTTCTATGCCATTCTATCCCATCGTGTAGCTCATAAATTATACTTGAATCATTTCTATTTGATTGCTCGCATAATTGCTAATTTTTCCCGGTTTTTAACTGGAATTGAAATTCATCCAGGAGCTGTTATTGGCAGAAGATTGTTTATTGATCACGGGATGGGTGTGGTAGTGGGAGAAACAGCTACTATAGGCGATGATGTAGTCATGTTTCATGGCGTGACGTTAGGCGGAACAGGCAAGGATGAAGGTAAAAGGCACCCGACTATCGGAAACAATGTCTTATTGTCTGCTCATGTCCAAGTAATTGGGCCAATCACTATCGGTGATGATACTAAAATTGGTGCTTCAGCTGTAGTGTTAAAATCTATTCCAGCAGGAGTAACAGCAGTCGGGATACCAGCTGAGATAGTACGGATACACAACAAAAAATAA
- a CDS encoding Mini-ribonuclease 3 gives MIPHKEQDGEENNKEIVEKDWSLLNGLALAYVGDAIYEIYIREHLVQIGYTRPNQLHKTATKYVSAKAQNMLMHEMLEEENLLTEKEIEMYKRGRNAKSHTTAKNADIITYRTSTGFEALMGYLHLSKQTKRMEELISWCINTMEVKNNVQR, from the coding sequence ATGATACCCCACAAGGAACAAGATGGCGAAGAGAATAATAAAGAAATAGTAGAAAAAGATTGGTCGCTTTTGAATGGACTAGCGTTAGCGTATGTAGGAGATGCGATTTATGAAATATATATCCGCGAGCACTTAGTTCAAATTGGGTATACACGGCCGAATCAATTGCATAAAACAGCCACTAAGTATGTCTCAGCTAAAGCACAAAATATGTTGATGCATGAGATGTTAGAAGAGGAAAATCTCTTAACCGAAAAAGAAATAGAGATGTATAAACGTGGTAGAAATGCCAAAAGCCATACTACAGCAAAAAATGCAGATATTATAACTTATCGTACCTCAACAGGATTTGAAGCGCTGATGGGTTACTTGCATTTATCAAAGCAAACAAAACGAATGGAAGAGTTAATCAGCTGGTGTATTAACACTATGGAGGTAAAAAATAATGTCCAAAGATAA
- a CDS encoding helix-turn-helix domain-containing protein, with amino-acid sequence MSVGDNIKTLRKNRGMTQKELAKVLGISKSYMSELESNKRNPSIETIKKISENLNVTISFLVEGSVVNWNNLTEADKEKLTKNNKEVAKNQSENYRESLLYFLNNPSNETYYKESISLLDEALLYSRIHETKGSEDPKLIRFLAATVSLLNAYSLNDSEISLYSKEEIKEQLNKRINFIIDNI; translated from the coding sequence ATGTCAGTTGGCGATAATATCAAAACTTTAAGAAAAAATCGTGGTATGACTCAAAAAGAATTAGCAAAAGTTTTAGGGATATCAAAATCATATATGAGCGAGTTAGAATCGAACAAAAGAAACCCTAGTATTGAAACTATAAAAAAGATTAGCGAGAATCTAAACGTTACGATAAGTTTTTTAGTAGAAGGTAGTGTTGTAAATTGGAATAATCTTACAGAAGCTGATAAAGAAAAATTAACTAAAAATAATAAAGAAGTAGCTAAGAATCAATCAGAAAATTATAGAGAAAGTTTATTATATTTTTTAAATAACCCTTCTAATGAAACTTATTACAAAGAATCAATATCTTTACTTGATGAAGCTCTTTTGTATTCTAGAATTCACGAAACTAAAGGAAGTGAAGATCCTAAACTAATTCGTTTTTTAGCTGCAACAGTTTCATTGTTAAATGCTTATAGCCTAAACGATTCAGAAATATCTTTATATAGTAAGGAAGAAATCAAAGAACAGCTAAATAAACGTATTAACTTTATTATTGATAATATTTAA